One Vigna unguiculata cultivar IT97K-499-35 chromosome 11, ASM411807v1, whole genome shotgun sequence DNA window includes the following coding sequences:
- the LOC114169815 gene encoding 3'-5' exoribonuclease 1-like, whose amino-acid sequence MMALENSENMQINCEASLKCLPGKVFPCNFQSNGSSMEGFTELKNEPGTHPAGDVTEPNCHLGSEFLEPSNEFHSKPTYHQNYSTWTPCHFSAHKVQQCQMNGFDGHFYPYPVENQLQYVPINMVAQGYPREQYQEFQYFVVIDFEATCDKEKNPHPQEIIEFPSVIVSSITGQLEACFQTYVRPTCNHLLSDFCKDLTGIQQIQVDRGVSLSEALLRHDKWLEKKGIKNSNFAVVTWSNWDCRVMLESECRYKKIRKPPYFNRWINLRVPFREVFGAVRCNLKEAVEIAGLVWQGRQHCGLDDAKNTARLLALLMHRGFKFSITNTIMWQGPSDLSLVWKQSPEQPIIFPHCPYKAKDVSSPMGQYGPFCYCGVKSSRGMVRKPGPKQGSLFFGCGNWTATRGARCHYFEWAAN is encoded by the exons AAAATATGCAAATAAACTGTGAGGCATCTTTAAAATGCCTCCCGGGCAAGGTATTTCCTTGCAATTTTCAGAGTAATGGAAGTTCTATGGAAGGTTTTACAGAGCTTAAAAATGAGCCTGGTACTCACCCAGCTGGGGATGTTACCGAGCCTAACTGCCATTTAGGCAGTGAGTTTCTTGAGCCTTCCAATGAATTTCACAGCAAACCAACTTATCATCAAAACTACAGCACCTGGACGCCCTGCCATTTTAGTGCTCACAAGGTGCAGCAATGCCAAATGAATGGTTTTGATGGCCATTTTTATCCTTATCCTGTTGAGAACCAGCTTCAGTATGTTCCAATTAACATGGTTGCTCAAGGTTATCCACGTGAGCAATATCAAGAATTCCAGTATTTTGTGGTGATAGACTTTGAGGCTACCTGTGACAAGGAAAAAAATCCCCACCCTCAAGAAATAATTGAGTTTCCATCTGTTATAGTGAGTAGCATCACTGGCCAACTGGAAGCTTGTTTTCAAACATATGTGAGGCCTACCTGCAATCATCTTCTGAGTGACTTCTGCAAGGATTTGACTGGTATCCAGCAAATTCAG GTGGACAGGGGTGTTTCATTGAGTGAGGCTCTACTTAGGCATGACAAATGGCTTGAGAAGAAGGGAATAAAGAATTCCAACTTTGCTGTGGTTACATGGTCTAACTGGGATTGTAGGGTGATGCTTGAATCTGAGTGCCGATATAAAAAAATACGGAAGCCTCCTTACTTTAACCG CTGGATCAACTTAAGGGTTCCTTTCCGTGAGGTATTTGGTGCGGTGAGGTGCAATCTAAAGGAAGCTGTTGAGATAGCGGGCCTGGTCTGGCAGGGCCGTCAACATTGTGGCCTTGATGATGCCAAAAATACTGCTCGCCTGTTGGCATTGCTCATGCACCGTGGTTTTAAGTTTTCCATTACCAATACCATAATGTGGCAGGGACCTTCTGATCTGTCACTGGTGTGGAAGCAGTCTCCAGAACAACCAATCATTTTCCCCCATTGCCCCTACAAAGCAAAGGATGTCTCCTCTCCCATGGGTCAGTATGGTCCTTTCTGCTACTGTGGGGTGAAAAGCAGCAGGGGCATGGTGAGGAAGCCAGGTCCCAAGCAAGGGAGCCTTTTCTTTGGATGTGGAAATTGGACTGCAACTAGAGGTGCTCGCTGCCATTACTTTGAATGGGCTGCTAACTAA
- the LOC114169827 gene encoding beta-glucosidase 12-like isoform X1, with the protein MALCLHLLSVFLQIMISAPISIEAAVSTFSTDNFRSTSLNRTSFPKGFIFGTASSAYQCEGAANVGGRGPSIWDTYTHNYPDKILDRSNGDVSIDQYHHYKEDIESIKGMNMDAYRFSISWSRILPKGKVSSGVNKEGVNYYNNLINELLAKGLEPFVTIFHWDLPQALEDEYDGFLSPNIVNDFQDYAELCFKEFGDRVKHWITLNEPWTFSKYGYADGISPPGRCSTWQNLSCADGDSAIEPYIVTHNQLLAHAAAVNVYKTKYQVSQKGVIGISLACHWIVPLYDTELDQFAAERALDFMFGWFMEPLTNGEYPKTMQSLVGNRLPKFSANEIKLLRGSFDFIGLNYYTSYYATNAPELSEARPSYLTDSLVVLTSERNGTPIGQKTTSKWLYVCPKGIHELLLYVKTKYNNPFIFITENGIDEFSDPTLSLEEALNDTSRIDYFYDHLYYLQSAVKDGVNVKGYFAWSLSDSFEWTLGYISRFGTIFVDYRNLKRYPKLSAIWFRDFLQGKTDTYDN; encoded by the exons ATGGCATTGTGTTTGCATCTTCTCTCTGTTTTTTTGCAGATTATGATATCAGCTCCAATTAGTATTGAAGCTGCAGTTTCAACTTTTTCCACTGATAATTTTAGGAGTACCTCTCTTAACAGAACCAGTTTTCCAAAAGGTTTTATATTTGGAACAGCATCATCTGCTTATCAG TGTGAAGGTGCAGCAAATGTTGGTGGCAGAGGACCAAGCATATGGGATACATACACTCATAATTACCcag ATAAAATACTGGACAGAAGTAATGGAGATGTTAGCATTGATCAATACCATCATTATAAG GAAGATATTGAAAGCATTAAGGGAATGAACATGGATGCTTACAGATTCTCAATATCTTGGTCCAGAATACTTCCAA AAGGAAAGGTTAGTAGTGGTGTGAACAAGGAAGGAGTCAACTATTACAACAACCTCATCAATGAACTATTAGCTAAAG GTCTTGAACCCTTTGTGACCATATTTCATTGGGACCTTCCTCAAGCCTTAGAAGATGAATATGATGGTTTTTTAAGTCCTAATATAGT GAATGATTTTCAAGATTATGCAGAACTTTGTTTCAAAGAATTTGGAGACAGAGTAAAACATTGGATCACATTGAATGAACCATGGACCTTTAGTAAATATGGGTATGCTGATGGTATTTCACCACCTGGAAGATGTTCAACCTGGCAAAACTTATCTTGTGCTGATGGTGATTCAGCCATTGAACCCTACATAGTAACTCACAATCAATTACTTGCTCATGCAGCTGCTGTTAATGTCTATAAGACAAAGTATCAg GTTTCTCAAAAGGGTGTGATAGGGATATCTCTGGCATGTCATTGGATAGTACCACTCTATGATACAGAGTTGGATCAGTTTGCTGCAGAAAGAGCCCTTGATTTTATGTTTGGATG GTTTATGGAGCCATTGACAAATGGAGAATACCCTAAAACCATGCAATCTTTGGTAGGGAATCGATTACCAAAGTTCTCTGCTAATGAGATCAAACTTTTAAGAGGGTCCTTTGATTTTATTGGATTAAACTACTATACTTCTTATTATGCTACTAATGCACCTGAATTAAGCGAAGCAAGACCTAGCTACCTCACAGATTCTCTTGTTGTTCTTACAA GTGAACGTAATGGAACACCTATTGGTCAAAAG ACTACTTCAAAATGGCTTTATGTTTGTCCGAAAGGAATTCATGAACTGTTGCTGTATGTCAAAACAAAGTATAACAACCCTTTCATCTTCATCACTGAAAATG GTATAGATGAATTCAGTGATCCAACTCTATCACTTGAAGAAGCCCTAAACGATACTTCAAGAATTGATTACTTTTATGATCATCTCTATTATCTTCAAAGTGCAGTCAA gGATGGCGTGAATGTGAAAGGATATTTTGCATGGTCTTTAAGTGACAGCTTCGAATGGACTTTAGGCTACATTTCAAGGTTTGGAACAATTTTTGTAGATTACCGTAACCTCAAAAGATATCCAAAGTTGTCTGCCATTTGGTTTAGAGATTTCCTACAAGGCAAAACAGATACATATGACAATTAA
- the LOC114169827 gene encoding beta-glucosidase 12-like isoform X2 encodes MTDKILDRSNGDVSIDQYHHYKEDIESIKGMNMDAYRFSISWSRILPKGKVSSGVNKEGVNYYNNLINELLAKGLEPFVTIFHWDLPQALEDEYDGFLSPNIVNDFQDYAELCFKEFGDRVKHWITLNEPWTFSKYGYADGISPPGRCSTWQNLSCADGDSAIEPYIVTHNQLLAHAAAVNVYKTKYQVSQKGVIGISLACHWIVPLYDTELDQFAAERALDFMFGWFMEPLTNGEYPKTMQSLVGNRLPKFSANEIKLLRGSFDFIGLNYYTSYYATNAPELSEARPSYLTDSLVVLTSERNGTPIGQKTTSKWLYVCPKGIHELLLYVKTKYNNPFIFITENGIDEFSDPTLSLEEALNDTSRIDYFYDHLYYLQSAVKDGVNVKGYFAWSLSDSFEWTLGYISRFGTIFVDYRNLKRYPKLSAIWFRDFLQGKTDTYDN; translated from the exons atgACAGATAAAATACTGGACAGAAGTAATGGAGATGTTAGCATTGATCAATACCATCATTATAAG GAAGATATTGAAAGCATTAAGGGAATGAACATGGATGCTTACAGATTCTCAATATCTTGGTCCAGAATACTTCCAA AAGGAAAGGTTAGTAGTGGTGTGAACAAGGAAGGAGTCAACTATTACAACAACCTCATCAATGAACTATTAGCTAAAG GTCTTGAACCCTTTGTGACCATATTTCATTGGGACCTTCCTCAAGCCTTAGAAGATGAATATGATGGTTTTTTAAGTCCTAATATAGT GAATGATTTTCAAGATTATGCAGAACTTTGTTTCAAAGAATTTGGAGACAGAGTAAAACATTGGATCACATTGAATGAACCATGGACCTTTAGTAAATATGGGTATGCTGATGGTATTTCACCACCTGGAAGATGTTCAACCTGGCAAAACTTATCTTGTGCTGATGGTGATTCAGCCATTGAACCCTACATAGTAACTCACAATCAATTACTTGCTCATGCAGCTGCTGTTAATGTCTATAAGACAAAGTATCAg GTTTCTCAAAAGGGTGTGATAGGGATATCTCTGGCATGTCATTGGATAGTACCACTCTATGATACAGAGTTGGATCAGTTTGCTGCAGAAAGAGCCCTTGATTTTATGTTTGGATG GTTTATGGAGCCATTGACAAATGGAGAATACCCTAAAACCATGCAATCTTTGGTAGGGAATCGATTACCAAAGTTCTCTGCTAATGAGATCAAACTTTTAAGAGGGTCCTTTGATTTTATTGGATTAAACTACTATACTTCTTATTATGCTACTAATGCACCTGAATTAAGCGAAGCAAGACCTAGCTACCTCACAGATTCTCTTGTTGTTCTTACAA GTGAACGTAATGGAACACCTATTGGTCAAAAG ACTACTTCAAAATGGCTTTATGTTTGTCCGAAAGGAATTCATGAACTGTTGCTGTATGTCAAAACAAAGTATAACAACCCTTTCATCTTCATCACTGAAAATG GTATAGATGAATTCAGTGATCCAACTCTATCACTTGAAGAAGCCCTAAACGATACTTCAAGAATTGATTACTTTTATGATCATCTCTATTATCTTCAAAGTGCAGTCAA gGATGGCGTGAATGTGAAAGGATATTTTGCATGGTCTTTAAGTGACAGCTTCGAATGGACTTTAGGCTACATTTCAAGGTTTGGAACAATTTTTGTAGATTACCGTAACCTCAAAAGATATCCAAAGTTGTCTGCCATTTGGTTTAGAGATTTCCTACAAGGCAAAACAGATACATATGACAATTAA
- the LOC114169872 gene encoding uncharacterized protein LOC114169872 isoform X2: MKFDKTDALSILSQIKRQDKQIKLKSRWLLGIPPTRHERKKLKKHFKNRYLSESLIREDDMFYESVKTHLEDALGAHRSEQENDIPKGDMDFIQTLNMKRLISPLLDNLTTKGLYLLAMIVTGSSFKSEITRCKMKRVIKDSLSSVLGRKSHHNHLDTCKQIFSLLNNPQNFRDRCEPLGALRSLSYHAAAEKVLHNLQNLPSQTLIAMRRKLKGVKAPVPQLQPRKHGWARDHLIKLVKKISMEMLSKLDRESELQEPLAKAMAVADLSLKLTSGSHNIFSKDFYQFSPEVKSLQSDIMNAIWSVKKVTTVPELRNLQLLIEPKATISNRCIRTAFVNFLTEFLFECSDMDSVPKSLSQTLDVINRGPNNGGLHNALFKKKYIEDEVDCILNISALTKQFVLDLLPDDEFDKDFNDAYMEQLEESDDSDSDEDGGSQLQEDIQLGNGFDSIDTCYEAESIGDFVPFELLSCTIKIEENVSSSPLTVSDRLNSCSERLQSNTCFSVNLESEFHNTPRNMSSDQCQGERTEHFSTFMADKNNYSSFVSPDRELDEKVVKINHLFESDTKIAATDTTNLFSGEKEPVPTKYSACENQYLAIQEACDKTSMLAYSLIGRMLHEFVKTEGLDLNPSKSLYLNRNNLVEDVEDIEEQSSSGKHARDFVQVIEELIPSFPDSMEKLKMLMGLQ; the protein is encoded by the exons ATGAAGTTTGATAAAACAGATGCTCTATCAATTTTGTCACAAATTAAGCGTCAGGATAAACAGATTAAACTTAAGAGTAG ATGGTTACTCGGCATTCCTCCCACTAGGCATGAGAGGAAGAAGTTGaaaaagcatttcaaaaatAG GTATTTGTCTGAGTCTTTGATCAGAGAAGATGAT ATGTTTTATGAGTCAGTAAAAACTCATCTTGAAGATGCCCTTGGAGCACACCGCTCTGAACAAGAGAACGATATTCCTAAAGGGGATATGGATTTCATTCAAACACTGAACATGAAAAGGTTGATATCACCCTTGCTTGATAATTTGACTACCAAGGGTCTCTATCTTCTTGCTATGATAGTTACTGGTAGCTCATTTAAGTCTGAAATAACTCGTTGCAAAATGAAAAGGGTTATCAAGGATTCCCTTTCGAGTGTTCTGGGCAGAAAAAGCCACCATAACCATCTGGATACTTGTAAACAGATTTTTTCACTTCTCAACAATCCACAGAATTTCCGAGACAGGTGTGAGCCTTTGGGTGCATTAAGATCCCTCTCTTACCATGCTGCTGCAGAAAAGGTACTGCACAATCTTCAAAACCTGCCATCTCAGACATTGATTGCAATGCGTAGAAAACTTAAAGGAGTGAAAGCACCAGTACCACAGTTACAACCCCGCAAGCATGGATGGGCAAGAGACCATCTAATCAAGCTAGTGAAGAAGATCAGTATGGAAATGCTTTCAAAACTTGATAGAGAAAGTGAGTTGCAAGAGCCATTAGCCAAAGCTATGGCAGTAGCAGACTTATCACTAAAACTCACATCTGGTTCTCATAACATATTCTCAAAAGACTTTTATCAGTTCTCCCCTGAGGTGAAGTCCTTGCAAAGTGATATTATGAATGCTATATGGTCGGTGAAGAAAGTAACGACAGTGCCAGAGCTAAGAAATTTACAGCTTCTCATAGAACCAAAGGCTACAATATCAAACCGGTGCATTCGGACAgcttttgtaaattttttaactgaatTTCTTTTCGAGTGCAGTGATATGGATAGTGTTCCGAAGTCTCTATCACAGACTCTAGATGTTATTAACAGAGGTCCTAATAATGGTGGCTTGCACAATGCATTATTCAAAAAGAAGTATATTGAGGACGAAGTTGACTGCATACTAAACATCAGTGCTTTGACAAAACAATTTGTTTTGGATTTATTGCCTGATGATGAATTTGATAAAGACTTTAATGATGCTTACATGGAGCAATTAGAAGAAAGTGATGACAGTGACAGCGATGAGGATGGTGGTAGTCAACTTCAGGAGGACATACAATTAGGAAATGGATTTGATTCAATCGATACATGCTATGAAGCAGAAAGTATTGGAGATTTTGTGCCATTTGAGTTACTTTCTTGTACCATCAAAATTGAGGAAAATGTTTCATCTTCCCCACTTACAGTTAGTGATAGGTTGAATAGTTGTTCCGAACGGCTTCAATCTAATACATGTTTTAGTGTAAATTTGGAATCTGAATTTCACAATACTCCACGTAACATGTCAAGTGACCAATGCCAAGGAGAAAGAACAGAGCATTTTAGTACATTCATGGCTGACAAAAACAATTATTCTTCATTTGTTTCACCCGACAGAGAGTTGGATGAAAAGGTTGTAAAGATAAATCATTTGTTTGAATCTGATACTAAAATAGCTGCAACGGACACGACTAATTTGTTTTCTGGGGAGAAAGAACCCGTGCCCACTAAGTACAGTGCATGCGAAAACCAATACCTTGCTATCCAAGAGGCTTGTGATAAGACAAGTATGCTTGCATATAGTCTTATAGGTCGTATGTTGCATGAGTTTGTAAAAACTGAAGGCCTGGATTTAAACCCGAGCAAGAGTTTATACCTCAACCGTAATAATCTCGTTGAAGATGTTGAAG ATATAGAAGAGCAGTCATCATCTGGGAAACATGCAAGAGATTTTGTTCAAGTCATTGAAGAGTTGATTCCTTCCTTTCCAGATAG CATGGAAAAACTGAAGATGTTGATGGGTTTACAATAA
- the LOC114169872 gene encoding uncharacterized protein LOC114169872 isoform X1, with product MKFDKTDALSILSQIKRQDKQIKLKSRWLLGIPPTRHERKKLKKHFKNRYLSESLIREDDMFYESVKTHLEDALGAHRSEQENDIPKGDMDFIQTLNMKRLISPLLDNLTTKGLYLLAMIVTGSSFKSEITRCKMKRVIKDSLSSVLGRKSHHNHLDTCKQIFSLLNNPQNFRDRCEPLGALRSLSYHAAAEKVLHNLQNLPSQTLIAMRRKLKGVKAPVPQLQPRKHGWARDHLIKLVKKISMEMLSKLDRESELQEPLAKAMAVADLSLKLTSGSHNIFSKDFYQFSPEVKSLQSDIMNAIWSVKKVTTVPELRNLQLLIEPKATISNRCIRTAFVNFLTEFLFECSDMDSVPKSLSQTLDVINRGPNNGGLHNALFKKKYIEDEVDCILNISALTKQFVLDLLPDDEFDKDFNDAYMEQLEESDDSDSDEDGGSQLQEDIQLGNGFDSIDTCYEAESIGDFVPFELLSCTIKIEENVSSSPLTVSDRLNSCSERLQSNTCFSVNLESEFHNTPRNMSSDQCQGERTEHFSTFMADKNNYSSFVSPDRELDEKVVKINHLFESDTKIAATDTTNLFSGEKEPVPTKYSACENQYLAIQEACDKTSMLAYSLIGRMLHEFVKTEGLDLNPSKSLYLNRNNLVEDVEDIEEQSSSGKHARDFVQVIEELIPSFPDSSMEKLKMLMGLQ from the exons ATGAAGTTTGATAAAACAGATGCTCTATCAATTTTGTCACAAATTAAGCGTCAGGATAAACAGATTAAACTTAAGAGTAG ATGGTTACTCGGCATTCCTCCCACTAGGCATGAGAGGAAGAAGTTGaaaaagcatttcaaaaatAG GTATTTGTCTGAGTCTTTGATCAGAGAAGATGAT ATGTTTTATGAGTCAGTAAAAACTCATCTTGAAGATGCCCTTGGAGCACACCGCTCTGAACAAGAGAACGATATTCCTAAAGGGGATATGGATTTCATTCAAACACTGAACATGAAAAGGTTGATATCACCCTTGCTTGATAATTTGACTACCAAGGGTCTCTATCTTCTTGCTATGATAGTTACTGGTAGCTCATTTAAGTCTGAAATAACTCGTTGCAAAATGAAAAGGGTTATCAAGGATTCCCTTTCGAGTGTTCTGGGCAGAAAAAGCCACCATAACCATCTGGATACTTGTAAACAGATTTTTTCACTTCTCAACAATCCACAGAATTTCCGAGACAGGTGTGAGCCTTTGGGTGCATTAAGATCCCTCTCTTACCATGCTGCTGCAGAAAAGGTACTGCACAATCTTCAAAACCTGCCATCTCAGACATTGATTGCAATGCGTAGAAAACTTAAAGGAGTGAAAGCACCAGTACCACAGTTACAACCCCGCAAGCATGGATGGGCAAGAGACCATCTAATCAAGCTAGTGAAGAAGATCAGTATGGAAATGCTTTCAAAACTTGATAGAGAAAGTGAGTTGCAAGAGCCATTAGCCAAAGCTATGGCAGTAGCAGACTTATCACTAAAACTCACATCTGGTTCTCATAACATATTCTCAAAAGACTTTTATCAGTTCTCCCCTGAGGTGAAGTCCTTGCAAAGTGATATTATGAATGCTATATGGTCGGTGAAGAAAGTAACGACAGTGCCAGAGCTAAGAAATTTACAGCTTCTCATAGAACCAAAGGCTACAATATCAAACCGGTGCATTCGGACAgcttttgtaaattttttaactgaatTTCTTTTCGAGTGCAGTGATATGGATAGTGTTCCGAAGTCTCTATCACAGACTCTAGATGTTATTAACAGAGGTCCTAATAATGGTGGCTTGCACAATGCATTATTCAAAAAGAAGTATATTGAGGACGAAGTTGACTGCATACTAAACATCAGTGCTTTGACAAAACAATTTGTTTTGGATTTATTGCCTGATGATGAATTTGATAAAGACTTTAATGATGCTTACATGGAGCAATTAGAAGAAAGTGATGACAGTGACAGCGATGAGGATGGTGGTAGTCAACTTCAGGAGGACATACAATTAGGAAATGGATTTGATTCAATCGATACATGCTATGAAGCAGAAAGTATTGGAGATTTTGTGCCATTTGAGTTACTTTCTTGTACCATCAAAATTGAGGAAAATGTTTCATCTTCCCCACTTACAGTTAGTGATAGGTTGAATAGTTGTTCCGAACGGCTTCAATCTAATACATGTTTTAGTGTAAATTTGGAATCTGAATTTCACAATACTCCACGTAACATGTCAAGTGACCAATGCCAAGGAGAAAGAACAGAGCATTTTAGTACATTCATGGCTGACAAAAACAATTATTCTTCATTTGTTTCACCCGACAGAGAGTTGGATGAAAAGGTTGTAAAGATAAATCATTTGTTTGAATCTGATACTAAAATAGCTGCAACGGACACGACTAATTTGTTTTCTGGGGAGAAAGAACCCGTGCCCACTAAGTACAGTGCATGCGAAAACCAATACCTTGCTATCCAAGAGGCTTGTGATAAGACAAGTATGCTTGCATATAGTCTTATAGGTCGTATGTTGCATGAGTTTGTAAAAACTGAAGGCCTGGATTTAAACCCGAGCAAGAGTTTATACCTCAACCGTAATAATCTCGTTGAAGATGTTGAAG ATATAGAAGAGCAGTCATCATCTGGGAAACATGCAAGAGATTTTGTTCAAGTCATTGAAGAGTTGATTCCTTCCTTTCCAGATAG CAGCATGGAAAAACTGAAGATGTTGATGGGTTTACAATAA